DNA sequence from the Streptomyces sp. NBC_01497 genome:
CCGCCCGCCCGGCAGCGCGCGCCGCAGCCGCCGCGTCCAGTGCTCCCCCGACCACCGGGAAGTCCCCCTACCGCCGTCCATGGGTCCCCTCACCACTCGCCGCCTGTGATGCCCGGCATCGTCGCACCCTCCGGCCCCGGCCCAGCCGCCCTCCCGGCGCCGCCGGGGGGCCGACCAGCCCGCCCGTCCCGGCCCCGTGCCCCGGAACCACCCGAACGGATGGCAGCGCGGGGCGGGGTGCGCGGCGGACCATGGCGGTGACGCACAACGACGTGCGCCACCACTGTCCGTGAGGAGACCCCGTGTCCCGTGACGCCTCGCCACGCCGCTATCTGATGTGTCCGCCCACCCACTTCAGGGTCAGTTACTCCATCAATCCCTGGATGGACCCGGCCAAGCCGGTGGACGTGTCGCTCGCCGTCGCGCAGTGGGAGGACCTGCGCGACCGGTACACCGCCCTCGGGCACACCGTCTCGCTCCTGGACCCGCACCCGGACCTGCCGGACATGGTGTTCGCGGCGAACGGCGCCACCGTCGTCGACGGCCGGGTCCTCGGCGCGCGCTTCGCCCACCAGGAACGTACGGCGGAGGCGCAGGCGCACCTCGCCTGGTTCCGGGCCCGGGACTACGCCGACATCCACGAACCCGCCCATGTCAACGAGGGCGAGGGCGACTTCGCGGTGACCGCGTCGTTCATCCTCGCCGGGCGCGGCTTCCGCTGCTCGCCGCTCGCGCACGACGAGGCGCAGGAGTTCTTCGGCAGGCCCGTCATCGGCCTGGACCTGGTCGACCCGCGCTACTACCACCTCGACACGGCGCTGTGCGTGCTCGACGACGCGGCCGACGAGATCATGTACTACCCGGAGGCGTTCTCGCCC
Encoded proteins:
- the ddaH gene encoding dimethylargininase; translation: MSRDASPRRYLMCPPTHFRVSYSINPWMDPAKPVDVSLAVAQWEDLRDRYTALGHTVSLLDPHPDLPDMVFAANGATVVDGRVLGARFAHQERTAEAQAHLAWFRARDYADIHEPAHVNEGEGDFAVTASFILAGRGFRCSPLAHDEAQEFFGRPVIGLDLVDPRYYHLDTALCVLDDAADEIMYYPEAFSPGSRSVLARLYPDALVVDGDDAAVLGLNAVSDGLHVLLPTAATGLLRPLRERGFEPIGLDLSELLKGGGSVKCCTQELRI